In a single window of the Aminomonas paucivorans DSM 12260 genome:
- a CDS encoding RNA polymerase factor sigma-54, with the protein MTWPELRQEPRPQPSLTQRPYLWLQGNWLFLSPEDLTESLRSLARGLPAVIRPPQGRPLSLDALGVDLPGEAGLEEALHSQVASCPGLGQDPTPPELWVQLLGPRGLLNVSPAEGAALLGLPPASFLRNLEALQAWADPPGLFARDLQECLLLQLRRLGRDPSDEATLLREGREDLEGGTLKHFCQVQDWDPGRLEAALAALRRLDPAPGRGLVPTRTVRPELSLLPGSDGSVDCRLLREHQPRVEWASDLPAGETDRRLRELLLHLGLRSRTLVRLGLALAHRQRAFLLDSAAPRAPLGLRTLSDDTGISPSTLSRCLNQTWAQTLRGTLPLAFLLARSPRRRPDLDYDTLEALLRDAQEKGLPDRRVAEALGLPRRTVTYHRLRLGLVPSNRAGTARPGARGPHES; encoded by the coding sequence ATGACCTGGCCTGAGCTGCGTCAGGAGCCCCGCCCCCAGCCCTCCCTGACCCAAAGGCCCTACCTCTGGCTTCAGGGAAACTGGCTCTTCCTCTCCCCGGAGGACCTGACGGAGTCCCTTCGTTCCCTGGCCCGAGGCCTCCCGGCGGTGATCCGTCCGCCCCAGGGACGCCCCCTCTCCCTGGATGCCCTGGGAGTGGACCTCCCCGGAGAGGCGGGGCTGGAGGAGGCCCTGCACTCCCAGGTGGCCTCCTGCCCCGGGTTGGGCCAGGACCCCACCCCTCCGGAGCTGTGGGTCCAGCTGTTGGGCCCCCGGGGGCTCCTCAACGTCTCCCCGGCGGAGGGGGCGGCGCTTCTGGGCCTCCCCCCGGCTTCCTTCCTGCGGAATCTGGAGGCCCTCCAGGCCTGGGCGGACCCCCCGGGGCTCTTCGCCCGGGACCTCCAGGAGTGCCTGCTCCTCCAGCTCCGCAGGCTGGGGCGAGACCCCTCCGACGAGGCCACCCTGCTCCGGGAAGGACGGGAGGACCTGGAGGGGGGAACCCTGAAGCACTTCTGTCAGGTACAGGACTGGGACCCGGGGCGCCTGGAGGCGGCACTGGCGGCCCTGCGGCGCCTGGACCCCGCCCCGGGACGGGGCCTCGTCCCCACCCGGACGGTGCGCCCGGAGCTGTCCCTCCTTCCGGGCTCCGACGGCTCCGTGGATTGCCGCCTGCTTCGGGAACACCAGCCCCGGGTGGAATGGGCCAGTGACCTCCCTGCGGGGGAGACGGACCGGCGGCTTCGGGAGCTTCTCCTGCACCTGGGACTGCGCTCCCGGACCCTGGTGCGCCTCGGGCTGGCCCTGGCCCACCGCCAGCGGGCCTTTCTGCTGGACTCGGCGGCCCCCCGGGCCCCCCTGGGGCTTCGGACCTTGAGCGACGACACGGGGATCTCCCCGTCCACCCTCAGCCGCTGCCTGAACCAGACCTGGGCGCAAACCCTCCGGGGCACCCTGCCCCTGGCCTTCCTCCTGGCCCGTTCCCCCCGACGTCGCCCGGACCTGGACTACGACACCCTGGAGGCCCTGCTCCGGGACGCCCAGGAAAAGGGCCTTCCGGACCGAAGGGTCGCCGAAGCTCTGGGTCTGCCCCGCCGGACCGTGACGTACCACCGCCTCCGCCTGGGCCTTGTCCCGTCGAACCGTGCGGGAACCGCACGCCCGGGGGCGCGGGGACCGCACGAAAGCTAA
- a CDS encoding NRAMP family divalent metal transporter: MSENGKLLGGKENKAGTLSVLMGAAFLMATSAIGPGFLTQTAVFTEKLQAAFGFAILASVLIDMVVQLNIWRILGVSGMRAQDVGNKVFPGLGYFLAFAVALGGLVFNIGNVAGAAMGLNVVAGVPLIPGAALSAALAILLFLNKEMGKAMDKFAQILGFLMIALVFIVVVKTQPPVALALQETVLPSKIDWMMVLTLVGGTVGGYITFAGAHRIIDAGVVGKDHLKQISAGSINAISITAVMRYLLFLAILGVVVMGHPLDPENPPASAFRIGAGELGYKAFGVILWAAAVTSVVGASYTSISFLRTLAKTIEANQRYWIIGFIVASTAIFVTVGKPVRLLIFAGAVNGLILPVALVSMLLAAHRKDIVGDYKHPLWMSIMGYIMVAFTGWMGVTSLTKILDMFK; the protein is encoded by the coding sequence ATGTCGGAGAACGGGAAGTTGCTGGGCGGCAAGGAGAACAAGGCGGGGACCCTGAGCGTCCTGATGGGGGCGGCGTTCCTCATGGCCACGTCCGCCATCGGGCCGGGCTTTCTGACCCAGACGGCGGTGTTCACGGAGAAGCTCCAGGCGGCTTTCGGCTTTGCCATCCTGGCCTCGGTGCTCATCGACATGGTGGTGCAGCTCAACATCTGGCGCATCCTGGGGGTCTCGGGCATGAGGGCCCAGGACGTGGGCAACAAGGTCTTCCCCGGGCTGGGGTACTTCCTGGCCTTCGCGGTGGCCCTGGGGGGGCTGGTGTTCAACATCGGCAACGTGGCGGGAGCCGCCATGGGGCTCAACGTGGTGGCGGGGGTGCCCCTGATCCCCGGAGCGGCCCTCTCCGCCGCCCTGGCCATCCTCCTTTTCCTGAATAAGGAGATGGGCAAGGCCATGGACAAATTCGCCCAAATCCTGGGCTTCCTCATGATCGCCCTGGTGTTCATCGTGGTGGTGAAGACCCAGCCCCCCGTGGCTCTGGCCCTGCAGGAAACGGTCCTTCCCTCCAAGATCGACTGGATGATGGTGCTCACCCTGGTGGGAGGAACCGTGGGAGGCTACATCACCTTCGCCGGGGCCCATCGGATCATCGACGCGGGGGTGGTGGGCAAGGACCACCTGAAGCAGATCAGCGCGGGCTCCATCAACGCCATCAGCATCACCGCAGTCATGCGGTACCTCCTCTTTCTGGCCATCCTGGGGGTCGTGGTGATGGGACACCCCCTGGATCCGGAGAATCCCCCCGCCTCCGCCTTCCGCATCGGCGCGGGCGAGCTGGGCTACAAGGCCTTCGGGGTGATCCTGTGGGCCGCCGCGGTGACCTCCGTGGTGGGAGCCTCCTACACCTCCATCTCCTTCCTTCGCACCCTGGCCAAGACCATCGAGGCCAACCAGCGGTACTGGATCATCGGGTTCATCGTGGCCTCCACGGCCATCTTCGTCACCGTGGGCAAGCCCGTGCGTCTGCTCATCTTCGCCGGGGCGGTGAACGGCCTGATCCTCCCCGTGGCCCTGGTGTCCATGCTCCTGGCGGCCCACCGCAAGGACATCGTGGGCGACTACAAGCACCCCCTCTGGATGAGTATCATGGGGTACATCATGGTGGCCTTCACGGGGTGGATGGGGGTCACCTCCCTGACGAAGATCCTGGACATGTTCAAGTAG
- a CDS encoding sigma-54-dependent transcriptional regulator yields MNLWIVDDEPRLSQGLKQAFEAEGYGVRLCSRLEELRRHLSQEAPDLVLLDQRLPDGLGLEELPSLLRAAPETRVILMTAYGESPLIVRAIRQGAFDYLDKPFSLEAVRRMVAKARDSLVLLRQARDRARCRPAPLVGSSPALRPLQETLSRLTGQTDLNLLLLGESGSGKEVVARLLHEVTGGGGQFVPLNCAAIPETLLESELFGHRKGAYTGATGDRQGLIELADRGTLFLDEIGDLPPSLQGKLLRFLDTRALRPLGGSGERTVSLNVVCATCVDLAEAVARGSFRKDLFYRISMLPLTIPPLRERGRDVLELAGFFLEFFAAKRGRIPKHLSPEVEDLFLAYPWPGNVRELKNLMERLTLLADPSDPLVRLKDLPEEMLGRLPEDLPAPEGTDLPLPERLEAQERRCLLEALEAAGQNRTQAARILGISRFSLLRRLQKHDLA; encoded by the coding sequence ATGAACCTGTGGATCGTGGACGACGAGCCGCGCCTCTCCCAGGGGCTGAAGCAGGCTTTCGAAGCGGAGGGGTACGGGGTACGGCTGTGCTCCCGCCTGGAGGAGCTGCGGCGCCACCTGAGCCAGGAGGCGCCGGACCTGGTGCTGTTGGACCAGCGGCTTCCCGACGGCCTGGGGCTGGAGGAGCTGCCCTCCCTGCTGCGGGCCGCCCCGGAGACCCGGGTGATCCTCATGACCGCCTACGGGGAATCCCCCCTCATCGTCCGGGCCATCCGCCAAGGGGCCTTCGACTACCTGGACAAGCCCTTCTCCCTGGAGGCGGTGCGCCGCATGGTGGCCAAGGCCCGGGACTCTCTGGTACTCCTGCGCCAGGCCCGGGACCGGGCCCGCTGCCGTCCCGCCCCCCTGGTGGGGTCCTCCCCCGCCCTGCGCCCCCTCCAGGAGACCCTCTCCCGCCTGACGGGGCAGACGGACCTGAACCTGCTGCTTTTGGGGGAGAGCGGCTCGGGGAAGGAGGTGGTGGCCCGACTGCTCCACGAGGTGACGGGAGGCGGGGGGCAGTTCGTTCCCCTCAACTGCGCCGCCATCCCCGAGACCCTGTTGGAATCGGAGCTCTTCGGGCACCGCAAGGGGGCCTACACGGGGGCCACGGGGGACCGGCAGGGGCTCATCGAGCTGGCGGACCGGGGAACCCTCTTCCTGGACGAGATCGGGGACCTGCCCCCCTCCCTTCAAGGGAAACTGCTGCGCTTCCTGGACACCCGGGCCCTGCGCCCCCTGGGTGGATCGGGGGAGCGCACCGTGTCCCTCAACGTGGTCTGCGCCACCTGCGTGGACCTGGCAGAGGCGGTGGCCCGGGGGAGCTTCCGCAAGGACCTGTTCTACCGCATCTCCATGTTGCCCCTGACCATCCCTCCCTTGCGGGAGCGGGGGCGGGATGTCCTGGAGCTGGCGGGGTTCTTCCTGGAGTTCTTCGCCGCCAAACGGGGACGGATCCCCAAGCACCTCTCCCCGGAGGTGGAGGACCTCTTCCTGGCCTACCCCTGGCCGGGAAACGTGCGGGAACTGAAGAACCTGATGGAGCGGCTGACCCTCCTGGCGGACCCCTCGGATCCCCTGGTCCGCCTCAAGGACCTGCCGGAGGAGATGTTGGGACGCCTGCCCGAGGATCTCCCCGCCCCGGAGGGGACGGACCTGCCTCTTCCGGAACGCCTGGAGGCCCAGGAACGGCGCTGCCTCCTGGAGGCCCTGGAGGCGGCGGGACAGAACCGCACCCAGGCCGCCCGGATCCTGGGGATCTCCCGTTTCTCCCTGCTCCGCAGGCTCCAGAAGCATGACCTGGCCTGA
- the rpsO gene encoding 30S ribosomal protein S15 — protein MIDKEIKQKVIEDYKTHGADTGSPEVQVAILTFRIRELTDHMRAHKKDFHSRRGLLMMVGRRRKLLQYLKDRDFNRYQSLIQKLGLRH, from the coding sequence ATGATCGACAAGGAGATCAAACAGAAGGTCATCGAAGATTACAAGACCCACGGAGCGGACACGGGTTCCCCGGAGGTCCAGGTGGCCATCCTCACCTTCCGGATTCGGGAGCTGACGGACCACATGAGGGCCCACAAGAAGGACTTCCACTCCCGCAGGGGCCTTCTGATGATGGTGGGGCGGCGGCGCAAGCTCCTCCAGTACCTGAAGGACCGGGACTTCAACCGCTACCAGAGCCTGATCCAGAAGCTGGGACTGCGGCACTGA
- a CDS encoding response regulator transcription factor — protein MKLLVIEDNHDLVQVLQEGFEEHDYAVEAAYEGETGLNRARSGEFDCIVLDVMLPGMDGFELIDRFREEGHDTPVIMLTAKDAVDDRVEGLNRGADDYLIKPFDFKELLARVNALIRRHSEQRRPLLKCGPLTLDPVARECCVGETKVPLRRREFDILELLMRYENQVFTRDKIISHVWQKEYDGTSNVVDVHVKYLRDKLRPFNLDVVVVTVRGVGYKVSCPDYD, from the coding sequence ATGAAGCTGTTGGTGATCGAGGACAACCACGATCTGGTCCAGGTGCTCCAGGAGGGTTTCGAGGAACACGACTACGCCGTGGAAGCCGCCTACGAGGGGGAAACGGGGCTCAATCGCGCCCGCTCCGGGGAGTTCGACTGCATCGTCCTGGACGTGATGCTCCCCGGCATGGACGGTTTCGAACTCATCGACCGCTTCCGGGAGGAGGGGCACGACACCCCGGTGATCATGCTCACCGCCAAGGACGCGGTGGACGACCGGGTGGAGGGACTCAACCGGGGAGCGGACGACTACCTCATCAAGCCCTTCGACTTCAAGGAACTCCTGGCCCGGGTCAACGCCCTGATCCGTCGCCATTCGGAACAGCGTCGTCCCCTGCTGAAGTGCGGCCCCCTGACCCTGGACCCCGTGGCCCGGGAGTGCTGCGTGGGGGAGACCAAGGTGCCCCTGCGCCGCCGGGAGTTCGACATCCTGGAACTCCTGATGCGCTACGAGAACCAGGTGTTCACCCGGGACAAGATCATCTCCCACGTCTGGCAGAAGGAGTACGACGGCACCAGCAACGTGGTGGACGTGCACGTCAAGTACCTGAGGGACAAGCTGCGCCCCTTCAACCTGGACGTGGTGGTGGTCACCGTCCGGGGAGTGGGCTACAAGGTCAGCTGCCCCGACTACGACTGA
- a CDS encoding Do family serine endopeptidase — protein sequence MKLPKKTPWILCALLTLALGTLFLSGPPGARVLQAASPTPAAPTVAPAPPASSSRGGDVFTGNPVAQIAKRSSPAVVNIDTETLVRQSMAPFPDDPFFRQFFGQELERFSRTVPMKGKGSGFLVSKDGYILTNNHVVEGADKITVTLLDGRHFPAKLVGRDPTFDLAVVKIQADKLPALPLGDSERVEVGEWVVAIGNPFGLENTVTVGVLSAKNRTIQAQNLNFQGFLQTDAAINPGNSGGPLLNLRGEVVGINTAIVPYAQGIGFAVPVNMAKQVMDDLIRHGEVKRGWMGVSVQSLTPAFAEAYGIPTAEGAVVGDVVPGSPADRAGLARGDVIVSLGGKTVKNSQDVVFAVRNFLAGDKVKLEFYRQKTKRSVEVVLGDLPGKGEKKAAKGSAPSAPERTSSRLGAAVSGVTPELRGRYRLPGSEGVVVLSVEGNSFAQMLGLRPGDLVLEANRRRIRGVPDWEAALGGKPKAVALLVWREGQTLFFSLKAE from the coding sequence ATGAAGCTCCCGAAGAAGACTCCCTGGATCCTCTGCGCCCTGCTGACCCTGGCCCTCGGCACCCTGTTCCTCTCGGGGCCTCCGGGAGCGCGCGTCCTTCAGGCCGCGTCCCCCACCCCCGCCGCTCCCACCGTCGCCCCTGCGCCCCCCGCCTCGTCCTCCCGGGGAGGGGACGTGTTCACGGGCAACCCGGTGGCGCAGATCGCGAAGCGTTCTTCCCCCGCGGTGGTGAACATCGACACGGAGACCCTGGTGCGCCAGTCCATGGCCCCCTTTCCGGACGACCCCTTCTTCCGGCAGTTCTTCGGCCAGGAGCTGGAGCGCTTCTCTCGCACCGTCCCCATGAAGGGCAAGGGGTCCGGGTTTCTGGTCTCCAAGGACGGGTACATCCTCACCAACAACCACGTGGTGGAGGGGGCGGACAAGATCACCGTCACCCTGTTGGACGGGCGACACTTCCCGGCCAAGCTGGTGGGGAGGGATCCCACCTTCGACCTGGCGGTGGTGAAGATCCAGGCGGACAAGCTGCCCGCCCTGCCCCTGGGGGATTCGGAGCGCGTGGAGGTGGGGGAGTGGGTGGTGGCCATCGGCAACCCCTTCGGCCTGGAGAACACCGTCACCGTGGGGGTCCTCTCCGCCAAGAACCGCACCATCCAGGCACAGAACCTGAACTTCCAGGGGTTCCTCCAGACCGACGCGGCCATCAACCCGGGCAACAGCGGCGGGCCTCTGCTGAACCTCCGGGGGGAAGTGGTGGGCATCAACACCGCCATCGTCCCCTATGCCCAGGGCATCGGGTTTGCGGTGCCCGTGAACATGGCCAAGCAGGTGATGGACGACCTGATCCGGCACGGAGAGGTGAAGCGGGGCTGGATGGGCGTTTCGGTGCAGTCCCTCACCCCGGCGTTTGCGGAGGCCTACGGCATCCCCACCGCGGAGGGCGCGGTGGTGGGGGATGTGGTCCCCGGCTCCCCGGCGGACCGGGCGGGGCTGGCCCGGGGGGACGTGATCGTCTCGCTGGGGGGCAAGACCGTGAAGAACAGCCAGGACGTGGTCTTCGCGGTGCGCAACTTCCTGGCGGGAGACAAGGTGAAGTTGGAGTTCTACCGGCAGAAGACGAAGCGCTCCGTGGAGGTGGTCTTGGGTGACCTCCCCGGCAAGGGAGAGAAGAAGGCCGCGAAGGGCTCCGCCCCCTCCGCCCCGGAACGGACCTCCAGCAGGCTGGGGGCCGCGGTGTCCGGGGTGACGCCGGAGCTGAGGGGTCGTTACAGACTCCCCGGATCCGAGGGGGTGGTGGTTCTCTCCGTGGAAGGGAACTCCTTCGCCCAGATGCTGGGGCTTCGCCCCGGAGACCTGGTCCTGGAGGCCAACCGCAGGAGGATCCGGGGAGTGCCCGATTGGGAGGCCGCCCTGGGAGGCAAGCCCAAGGCGGTGGCTCTGCTGGTGTGGCGGGAGGGGCAGACCCTGTTCTTCTCTCTGAAGGCGGAGTAA
- a CDS encoding sensor histidine kinase codes for MAALFLFGVLFVLLASLFWGQNSFLPRSATREVVIFAFSQPGLVEAGLVSGLLLTPLVFLFNFREARRNHDRFQTLIRSLEHLSPDDLGLPLPENPEDREMTEVTQQIRQSLMRLQVAMNQVKQQFTSDVSHELRTPLAVIKGKVEVALLKERDQDYYQERLREIGQQADLMQSMVKGLLDLARLDALARLEDAEATDLLIVAEEAVDGVLPVLSSRGQKLRQDLESAPLRGRETLLIRLCANLLENASKYSPEGGELGVSTRAEGSSAVLTVWDRGKGMDPETREKCFQPFWRGDTARATQGYGLGLPLVRRIALLHQGQIEVWSAPDSGSRFTLRFPLDTENLMQPDPGEEEEEA; via the coding sequence GTGGCGGCGCTGTTCTTGTTCGGGGTGCTCTTCGTCCTCCTGGCATCCCTCTTCTGGGGGCAGAATTCCTTTCTGCCCCGCTCCGCCACCCGGGAGGTGGTCATCTTCGCCTTCTCCCAGCCCGGCCTCGTGGAGGCCGGACTGGTCAGCGGCCTGCTCCTCACCCCCCTGGTCTTCCTCTTCAACTTCCGGGAGGCCCGCAGGAACCACGATCGTTTCCAGACCCTGATCCGCTCCCTGGAACACCTCTCCCCCGACGATCTGGGGCTTCCCCTGCCGGAAAACCCGGAGGACCGGGAGATGACCGAGGTCACCCAGCAGATCCGCCAATCCCTCATGCGGCTCCAGGTCGCCATGAACCAGGTGAAGCAGCAGTTCACCTCCGACGTGAGCCACGAGCTGCGCACCCCTCTGGCGGTGATCAAGGGCAAGGTGGAGGTGGCCCTCCTGAAGGAGCGGGACCAGGACTACTATCAGGAACGCCTGCGGGAGATCGGCCAGCAGGCGGACCTGATGCAGAGCATGGTGAAGGGGCTCCTGGACCTGGCGCGACTGGACGCCCTGGCGCGGCTGGAGGACGCGGAGGCCACGGACCTCCTGATCGTGGCGGAGGAGGCGGTTGACGGGGTCCTGCCTGTCCTGTCCTCCCGAGGCCAGAAGCTGCGACAGGACCTGGAGTCCGCCCCCCTTCGGGGACGGGAGACCCTGCTGATCCGGCTGTGCGCCAACCTGCTGGAGAACGCCTCAAAATACAGCCCCGAGGGGGGAGAGCTGGGGGTCTCCACCCGGGCGGAGGGGAGTTCCGCCGTCCTGACGGTCTGGGACCGGGGCAAGGGGATGGATCCGGAGACCCGGGAGAAGTGCTTCCAACCCTTCTGGAGGGGAGACACCGCCCGGGCCACTCAGGGCTACGGCCTGGGGCTTCCCTTGGTCCGGCGCATCGCCCTGCTTCACCAAGGGCAGATCGAGGTCTGGTCCGCCCCCGATTCGGGCTCCCGCTTCACCCTCCGCTTCCCCCTGGACACGGAAAACCTGATGCAGCCCGACCCGGGGGAGGAGGAAGAGGAAGCCTGA
- a CDS encoding two-component system sensor histidine kinase NtrB, with the protein MTPPTLEGLLKWILTALAVSLALFLLGTRFYQGYGDLRTQALRDSDLVGEVVTRLPSVAAEGWLSRLGPAWKVSTPPLAEGPVDRILRSADGKDWGLTLNRQALFAELVEENRYLLVLGMIGLLASVEIAVFLAYGITRPLRRLSWGCSQLARGRSVRLPLGRGVSFELSHVTGVFNDLAEQMERWRRVQGRIVRMDRLAALGELVAGVAHEIRNPLASMRIHLDLLADRLRDRPELEGHLEALGVEMDRLGRTVDQFLAFARPRPPRRERLQPRDLLEWTARMVGSQGSRGNVRVVLEAPPAPLPFWGDEDQLRQLLLNLGLNALKAMEEGGTLTLELQETPEELRFAVEDTGKGIPEKLVDRVFEPFVTTRPDGTGLGLSIAQRIAQDHGGNLSCRTSPGGTRFILILPRQEEPHEEGDGLS; encoded by the coding sequence GTGACCCCCCCGACCCTGGAGGGGCTGCTGAAGTGGATCCTCACCGCCCTGGCGGTGAGCCTGGCCCTCTTCCTCCTGGGGACCCGGTTCTACCAGGGCTACGGGGACCTGCGCACCCAGGCGCTGAGAGATTCGGACCTGGTGGGGGAGGTGGTGACCCGTCTGCCCTCCGTAGCGGCGGAGGGCTGGCTGTCCCGGCTGGGCCCGGCGTGGAAGGTCTCCACCCCTCCCCTGGCGGAAGGGCCGGTGGACCGGATCCTTCGGTCCGCCGACGGGAAGGACTGGGGGCTGACCCTGAACCGTCAGGCCCTCTTCGCGGAGCTGGTGGAGGAAAACCGCTACCTCCTGGTGCTGGGGATGATCGGCCTGCTGGCCTCGGTGGAGATCGCCGTGTTTCTGGCCTACGGCATCACCCGCCCCCTGCGGCGCCTCTCCTGGGGCTGTTCTCAGCTGGCCCGGGGTCGCTCGGTGCGGCTTCCCCTGGGCCGCGGGGTCTCCTTCGAGCTGTCCCACGTCACGGGGGTGTTCAACGACCTGGCGGAACAGATGGAACGATGGCGCCGGGTTCAGGGGCGGATCGTCCGCATGGACCGGCTGGCCGCCCTGGGGGAGCTGGTGGCGGGGGTGGCCCACGAGATCCGCAACCCCCTGGCCAGCATGCGCATCCACCTGGACCTGCTGGCGGACCGGCTCCGAGACCGTCCGGAACTGGAGGGACACCTGGAGGCCCTGGGGGTGGAGATGGACCGGCTGGGGCGCACGGTGGACCAGTTCCTGGCCTTCGCCCGGCCGCGCCCTCCCCGGAGGGAGCGACTCCAGCCCCGGGACCTGCTGGAATGGACCGCCCGGATGGTGGGAAGTCAGGGCTCCCGGGGCAACGTCCGGGTGGTCCTGGAGGCTCCACCGGCTCCCCTCCCCTTCTGGGGAGATGAGGACCAGCTTCGGCAGCTGCTGCTGAACCTGGGGCTCAACGCTCTGAAGGCCATGGAGGAAGGGGGGACCCTGACCCTGGAGCTGCAGGAGACCCCGGAGGAGCTGCGCTTCGCCGTGGAGGACACGGGGAAGGGGATCCCCGAGAAACTGGTGGACCGGGTCTTCGAGCCCTTCGTCACCACCCGCCCGGACGGGACGGGACTGGGGCTTTCCATCGCCCAGCGGATCGCCCAGGATCATGGAGGAAACCTGAGCTGCCGGACCTCCCCCGGGGGGACCCGGTTCATCCTGATCCTGCCCCGGCAGGAGGAACCCCACGAGGAAGGGGATGGACTCTCATGA
- a CDS encoding sodium:solute symporter family protein, with translation MPPLLLHLGAFAGYTLALLLLTGQAFAWNETRSLFYLGGRRTGMWMSLATFCATWMSAASVVGFTLWMMQDGFRAFGGSVNGWLLGLVPMPLLVFRLRRVRCLSLPEWLARVYGDERLRRLGGGALLFAYTLYLVIQFRAFGAVAAHLLQLPLGFAAAALVYLFVLYTTFGGYPSVVRSDALNLCLILAGVTLAAGAAIHLYGSPLATCRVLAVRAPELLNPWSSWREGITTLTLGLAWGLGVAANPQYGVRLMAARRTRDALGMLCAAPLFLGWIYLCLTVLGLVGRASFPHIPQTLDPTAFARLFDGTLPVWGALPLLVAVLAAAVSTANSQLLLAACSLCHDLLPQRPLAEQDPFGEDRFLLQNRLAIVAIATVSLVLSQIPLPGILALGRMSWTVVAVCFLFPLYLPRRMAPKQTFAVLASALGVHALLSTLSPLTPETSMLVALAFEGAFWILSWRARS, from the coding sequence ATGCCCCCCCTGCTGCTTCACCTGGGGGCCTTCGCGGGGTACACCCTGGCGCTGCTGCTGCTCACGGGGCAGGCCTTCGCGTGGAACGAGACGCGAAGCCTCTTCTACCTGGGGGGGCGTCGCACGGGGATGTGGATGTCCTTGGCCACCTTCTGCGCCACCTGGATGAGCGCCGCCTCGGTGGTGGGGTTCACCCTCTGGATGATGCAGGACGGCTTCCGGGCCTTCGGGGGCTCCGTGAACGGCTGGCTCCTGGGACTGGTCCCCATGCCCCTGCTGGTCTTCCGCCTTCGTCGGGTGCGATGCCTCTCCCTGCCGGAGTGGCTCGCTCGGGTATACGGGGACGAGCGCCTCCGCCGCCTGGGAGGAGGGGCGCTGCTCTTCGCCTACACCCTGTACCTGGTGATCCAGTTTCGGGCCTTCGGGGCCGTGGCGGCCCACCTGCTCCAGCTCCCCCTGGGGTTCGCCGCCGCGGCGCTGGTGTACCTCTTCGTGCTGTACACCACCTTCGGGGGCTACCCCTCGGTGGTGCGAAGTGACGCCCTGAACCTCTGCCTCATCCTGGCGGGGGTGACCCTGGCGGCGGGGGCGGCGATCCACCTCTACGGCTCCCCCCTGGCGACCTGCCGGGTCCTGGCAGTGCGGGCCCCGGAGCTTCTGAACCCCTGGAGCTCCTGGAGGGAGGGGATCACCACCCTCACCCTGGGTCTGGCCTGGGGTCTGGGGGTAGCGGCGAACCCCCAGTACGGGGTGCGCCTCATGGCGGCGCGGCGCACCCGGGATGCCCTGGGGATGCTCTGCGCCGCCCCCCTCTTTCTGGGGTGGATCTACCTGTGCCTCACCGTCCTGGGGCTGGTGGGGAGGGCTTCCTTCCCCCACATCCCCCAGACCCTGGACCCGACGGCCTTTGCGCGGCTCTTCGACGGAACCCTGCCCGTCTGGGGAGCCCTGCCCCTGCTGGTGGCGGTTCTCGCGGCGGCGGTGAGCACCGCCAATTCCCAGCTCCTCCTGGCGGCCTGCTCCCTGTGCCACGACCTGCTCCCCCAGAGGCCCCTTGCGGAGCAGGACCCCTTCGGGGAGGATCGGTTCCTTCTGCAAAACCGCCTGGCCATCGTGGCCATCGCCACGGTGTCCCTGGTGCTGAGCCAGATCCCCCTTCCGGGGATCCTGGCCCTGGGGCGCATGAGCTGGACGGTGGTGGCGGTGTGCTTCCTCTTCCCCCTCTACCTGCCCCGACGCATGGCTCCCAAGCAGACCTTCGCCGTGTTGGCCTCCGCCCTGGGGGTGCACGCCCTCCTTTCCACCCTCTCCCCCCTCACGCCGGAAACCTCCATGCTGGTGGCCCTGGCCTTCGAAGGAGCCTTCTGGATCCTCTCTTGGAGGGCGAGATCGTGA